In Carassius carassius chromosome 19, fCarCar2.1, whole genome shotgun sequence, a single genomic region encodes these proteins:
- the LOC132095334 gene encoding galactose-specific lectin nattectin-like gives MAMLRSLLLLFIVFSMENAEVNAFKKCPFGWKNLGVRCYKFFSQGVSWVTAEKNCQSLDANLASVHSKIEHDFLLSLLPSSSTRCWIGAHDGEEDGQWLWTDGTSFDYTHWAPRQPDHDSEDCGELNYESSGWNDESCLSQLDYVCAKYL, from the exons ATGGCAATGCTGAGAAGTCTTCTGCTTCTTTTCATTGTGTTCTCCATGGAGAACGCAGAag ttaatgcatttaaaaaatgccCCTTTGGATGGAAAAATCTTGGAGTCCGATGCTACAAGTTCTTCTCTCAGGGGGTCAGCTGGGTAACAGCAGAG AAGAACTGCCAAAGTCTGGATGCAAATCTTGCGTCTGTACACAGTAAAATAGAACATGATTTTCTGCTGAGTCTGTTGCCTTCTTCTTCCACACGTTGTTGGATTGGAGCTCATGACGGTGAAGAA GATGGACAGTGGTTGTGGACTGATGGAACTTCGTTTGACTACACCCATTGGGCCCCTAGACAACCTGACCATGACAGTGAGGACTGTGGGGAGTTGAACTATGAAA GTAGCGGTTGGAATGATGAAAGCTGTTTAAGCCAACTGGATTATGTTTGTGCTAAATACCTGTGA